In Oligoflexus sp., the sequence CTTTTGTGAATGTCAGAGATGACAGGATAGGTCACGCCTTCAATTCCGCCTTCGTCGCGTGAGGTATTCAACCAGGCGAGATGGGAGAATTTACTATCGACCGACACGGCCAGAACTTCGGTATTCTTGGCTTTAAAATCCTTCAGTTTCTCCTGGAACGCGTGCAGCTCTGTCGGGCACACGAAGGTGAAATCGAGTGGGTAAAAGAAAAGAACGACATTTTTTTTGCCGCGAAAGCTGGACAGTGTAACGTCCTGGAACTCTTTATTCACAACAGCTGGGGCGGTGAAATCAGGTGCTGGCTTATTCACGAGTACTGCCATTTTTCACTCCTTAGGCAAAAGAATTGGAACCATCGTAGAAACGTGTCGCCATCGAAACATAGAACCCGGCAGCTGTCAAGAACAGCGTCAGCCGGGTCGAGAAACTCATGCCGAACCACCGTTCTCCATGTAGGCATAACGGAAGTCGGTGATGGGATGGAAGGTTTCCTTGATGGTGCGATGCGAACACCAGCGCAGAAGGTTCCAGATGCTTCCGGCTTTATCATTGGTGCCGGACGCCCGGCCGCCGCCGAAAGGCTGCTGACCGACCACGGCGCCGGTGGGTTTGTCGTTGATATAGAAGTTGCCCGCGCTATGCTCCAGAGCGCGGGTCATATGCGCAATCACGCGGCGATCGCGGGCATAGATGGCTCCGGTCAGAGCATAAGGCGAACTCGTATCGCAAAGCGCCAGAGTTTCATCCAGCTTCGCATCATCGTAAACATAAAGCGTGAGCACCGGCCCGAAGATCTCTTCGCGCATGCTGCGATAATGCGGATCCAGAGCTTCGATAATGGTCGGCTGAATGAAGTAACCGACCTTGTCATCACAGTCGCCACCGAAAATGATGCGGGCATCCTTCGACTGCTTTGCATCATCAATGTAGCCTTTGATTTTATGGAAGGCCTTTTGATCGATCACAGCGCCCATAAAGTTCGAGAAATCCGCGGGATCACCGACCTTGATCTGCTCAGCCGTCGCAACCAGTCCGTCCTTCACAGCTGGCCAAAGGCTTTTCGGAATATACGCGCGCGAGGCCGCCGAGCATTTCTGCCCTTGGAATTCAAAGGCCCCACGGATGAGTCCGGTGACCAGCTCCTGCGCATTGGCGCTCGGATGCGCAAAGACGAAATCCTTGCCCCCGGTTTCGCCGACCAACCGTGGATAGGTTTTGTAACGGTCGATATTCTGACCCACGGTTTTCCATAGCATATTGAAGACGCCCGTCGAACCCGTGAAATGAATACCAGCCAGATCCGGATGCGCCAGGGCCACCGAACTGATCACAGCGGGATCACCGACCACAAGGTTGATGACACCCGGAGGCAGACCGGCCTCTTCCAGCACCTGCATGCCCACATAAGCAGACAGCAGCGACGTCGGTGCCGGTTTCCAAAGAACCGAACAGCCCATCAGCGCCGGAGCAGTGGGCAGGTTGATCGCGATGGATGTGAAGTTGAAAGGACAAACAGCGTAAACGAAGCCTTCCAGGCCCCGCGCTTCGCTTCGGTTCCACATGCCCGGTGCGGACTGCGGCTGCTCGCTATAGATGCGTTCTGCGAAATGCACGTTGAAGCGGAAAAAGTCGATGAGTTCGCACGCCGCATCAATTTCAGCCTGATGCGAGGTCTTGCTCTGGCCCAGCATGGTCGCGGCATTGATCACGGGACGATATTTACCGGCTAAAAGCTCGGCCGCTTTCAGAAAGACCGCTGCGCGATCCTCCCAGTTCAAAGCCGCCCATTCCTTGCGGGCAGCAAGGTTCGATTGAATCGCCGCCTGGACGTCTTCAGCGGTCGCGGCTGTATAGGTCGCGAGCTGATGCGCATGCTTATGCGGACTCACGACCTTATGTTCGGTTTTGGCGTTCAGAATTTTCTTCTCACCAATCACCAGGGGAATTTCAACCCGTGTTCCAGCCTGCCGCTTCAATTCAGTGATCAGCGTGCTGCGTTCGGGTGAGCCCGGTGCATAGCCAAGTACGGGCTCATTGCGAGGTGTTGGGGTTGTACTGCGAATATTCGCCATAAAAATATCCTTTCATCTGACTCATAAACTCCGGGGGGAAAGAACCCAGCACTGTATCTGACTCATAAACTCCCTGATCCGGCGGGAAAGAACCCCCACTATGCGGCTCCACGCGGTAAAAGGCAAGTCCGCCGCAGGGTGTATCTGTTCAAAATGGCAGGGAAAACTGAGGTCCTTGGGACCCCTCTAAAGTTTTTCTTTAATTTACCGATACTGCACCCACGGTATTTTGCGTTCGTTGATGGGCTCGGCACAAGAGGGGGAGGTTCGCGCATGCGTTTGGGGTATACATCGGTTACG encodes:
- the pruA gene encoding L-glutamate gamma-semialdehyde dehydrogenase — its product is MANIRSTTPTPRNEPVLGYAPGSPERSTLITELKRQAGTRVEIPLVIGEKKILNAKTEHKVVSPHKHAHQLATYTAATAEDVQAAIQSNLAARKEWAALNWEDRAAVFLKAAELLAGKYRPVINAATMLGQSKTSHQAEIDAACELIDFFRFNVHFAERIYSEQPQSAPGMWNRSEARGLEGFVYAVCPFNFTSIAINLPTAPALMGCSVLWKPAPTSLLSAYVGMQVLEEAGLPPGVINLVVGDPAVISSVALAHPDLAGIHFTGSTGVFNMLWKTVGQNIDRYKTYPRLVGETGGKDFVFAHPSANAQELVTGLIRGAFEFQGQKCSAASRAYIPKSLWPAVKDGLVATAEQIKVGDPADFSNFMGAVIDQKAFHKIKGYIDDAKQSKDARIIFGGDCDDKVGYFIQPTIIEALDPHYRSMREEIFGPVLTLYVYDDAKLDETLALCDTSSPYALTGAIYARDRRVIAHMTRALEHSAGNFYINDKPTGAVVGQQPFGGGRASGTNDKAGSIWNLLRWCSHRTIKETFHPITDFRYAYMENGGSA
- a CDS encoding redoxin domain-containing protein; this translates as MAVLVNKPAPDFTAPAVVNKEFQDVTLSSFRGKKNVVLFFYPLDFTFVCPTELHAFQEKLKDFKAKNTEVLAVSVDSKFSHLAWLNTSRDEGGIEGVTYPVISDIHK